Proteins encoded within one genomic window of Streptomyces sp. NBC_01314:
- a CDS encoding DUF4142 domain-containing protein gives MSRTWSIGTIFVSGGLLLTVAALAYPAMVGVEKAATGSDRIIANTRYGPLTEADRDFVVKVRAAGLWEYPLGEMAMERGTTPEMKEAGKHLVVGHAGLDELCRKIAPELNITLNNQASPQQQQFVATVDAATGKEFDSTAVQIMRVTHGQIFPTIAKIRASTRNTMVRQLADLANDTVLDHITVLEKTGLVNHDQVNYQQTNPPKIPSEQATPPVPQQGAPMVVLTPRPDLNVQTAAPTASPTAGASPSPAE, from the coding sequence ATGAGTCGTACGTGGAGCATCGGAACGATCTTCGTGAGTGGTGGTCTCCTGCTGACCGTCGCCGCGCTCGCCTACCCCGCCATGGTGGGGGTCGAGAAAGCGGCCACGGGCTCGGACCGGATCATCGCCAACACCCGGTACGGCCCGCTGACGGAGGCCGACCGGGACTTCGTCGTCAAGGTGCGTGCCGCCGGGCTGTGGGAGTACCCGCTCGGCGAGATGGCCATGGAGCGTGGTACGACGCCGGAGATGAAGGAGGCCGGCAAGCATCTGGTCGTCGGGCACGCCGGCCTCGACGAGCTGTGCCGCAAGATCGCTCCCGAGCTGAACATCACCCTCAACAACCAGGCGAGCCCGCAACAGCAGCAGTTCGTGGCGACCGTCGACGCGGCCACCGGCAAGGAGTTCGACTCCACCGCGGTGCAGATCATGCGCGTCACGCACGGTCAGATCTTCCCGACCATCGCCAAGATCCGGGCCAGCACGAGGAACACCATGGTGCGCCAGCTCGCCGACCTGGCCAACGACACCGTGCTCGACCACATCACCGTGCTGGAGAAGACCGGTCTCGTGAACCACGACCAGGTCAACTACCAGCAGACCAACCCGCCGAAGATCCCCAGCGAGCAGGCCACCCCGCCCGTGCCCCAGCAGGGAGCCCCGATGGTCGTCCTGACGCCTCGCCCGGACCTCAACGTGCAGACCGCCGCCCCGACGGCCAGTCCGACAGCCGGCGCGTCGCCGTCGCCGGCGGAGTGA
- a CDS encoding NAD-binding protein, translating into MIVAGDDALAERLAGELTKVYRERVTLVVPTARHAVPDGRGRASAFLGRVQAVVNRTDGDVGAPQVLEAAELDASVLAEAGVRGAAALALVHDDDETNIRTALAARRLNPRLRLVIRLYNRKLGQHLEELLDQAAALAVPGLDPAALDTSTTVLSDADTAAPALAATAVAGTSKVVQADGLLLRAVERTPPGQGEVADPGLCTLALLSSTTNDPAGTEGSDASGREGPTLLPDDETVAAATGRGTVVLETVTHTGVAPPPRRLAGRGLPLGSLFSRRLRWSLAGLMACVVGLAVATWVTTGGHPLHAAYLTLLDLFAINDPALDEPTTRQVLQLLAGLAGLLFLPVLLAAALEAYGTFRTASALRRPPRGLSDHVVLLGLGKIGTRVLARLTELGIPVVCVEEDPEARGIPLARRLRVPTVIGDVTQEGVLEAAKIHRAHALLALTSIDTTNLEAALYARSVKPDLRVALRLYDDDFATAVHRTLRAAHPHALTRSRSVSTLAAPAFAGAMMGRQILGAIPVERRVLLFAALDVAGHPQLEGRTITESFRAGAWRVIALDTAAPGDRMPDLASTPAHDEIDHPAGLVWDLHPGYVLRPQDRVVLATTRQGLAELLGRQPRLRARSSDV; encoded by the coding sequence ATGATCGTGGCCGGTGACGACGCGCTCGCCGAGCGGCTGGCGGGCGAACTGACAAAGGTGTACCGGGAGCGGGTCACCCTCGTCGTACCGACCGCGCGACACGCCGTCCCCGACGGGCGGGGGCGTGCCTCGGCCTTCCTCGGCCGGGTGCAGGCCGTCGTGAACCGTACGGACGGGGATGTCGGTGCTCCGCAGGTCCTCGAAGCCGCCGAGCTGGACGCGAGCGTGCTGGCCGAGGCCGGTGTACGCGGGGCCGCCGCGCTGGCCCTGGTACATGACGACGACGAGACCAACATCCGTACCGCGCTGGCCGCCCGGCGCCTCAACCCCCGGCTGCGCCTGGTCATCCGTCTCTACAACCGCAAGCTCGGCCAGCACCTGGAGGAGCTCCTCGACCAGGCCGCCGCCCTCGCCGTCCCCGGCCTGGACCCGGCCGCCCTGGACACCTCCACCACCGTCCTGTCCGACGCCGACACGGCCGCCCCCGCCCTCGCGGCCACCGCCGTCGCGGGCACCAGCAAGGTCGTCCAGGCCGACGGGCTGCTCCTGCGGGCGGTGGAGCGCACCCCGCCAGGGCAGGGCGAGGTCGCCGATCCCGGACTGTGCACGCTCGCCCTGCTGTCGTCGACCACCAACGACCCGGCGGGCACGGAGGGTTCGGACGCCAGCGGCCGGGAAGGGCCGACGCTGCTGCCCGACGACGAGACCGTGGCCGCCGCCACCGGACGCGGCACCGTCGTACTGGAGACCGTCACGCACACCGGCGTCGCTCCCCCGCCCCGCCGCCTCGCAGGACGAGGGCTGCCGCTCGGCTCGCTGTTCTCACGCAGGTTGCGCTGGTCGCTGGCCGGACTCATGGCGTGCGTGGTCGGCCTGGCCGTCGCGACCTGGGTGACCACCGGCGGCCACCCGCTGCACGCCGCCTACCTCACCCTGCTCGACCTCTTCGCCATCAACGACCCCGCACTCGACGAGCCCACGACCCGCCAGGTGCTCCAACTCCTGGCCGGACTGGCCGGATTACTGTTCCTGCCCGTGCTGCTGGCCGCCGCCCTGGAGGCGTACGGCACCTTCCGCACCGCCTCCGCCCTGCGCCGCCCGCCCCGCGGCCTGTCCGACCACGTCGTCCTGCTCGGCCTCGGCAAGATCGGCACTCGGGTCCTGGCCCGGCTGACGGAACTCGGCATCCCCGTGGTGTGTGTGGAGGAGGATCCCGAGGCACGCGGCATCCCGCTCGCCCGCCGCCTGCGCGTGCCCACCGTCATCGGCGACGTCACCCAGGAAGGCGTCCTGGAAGCCGCCAAGATCCACCGCGCCCACGCCCTGCTCGCCCTCACCAGCATCGACACCACCAACCTCGAAGCGGCCCTGTACGCCCGCTCCGTCAAACCGGACCTACGCGTCGCGCTGCGCCTGTACGACGACGACTTCGCCACCGCCGTCCACCGCACCCTGCGCGCCGCCCACCCCCACGCGCTCACCCGCAGCCGCAGCGTCTCGACCCTCGCCGCGCCCGCCTTCGCCGGGGCCATGATGGGCCGCCAGATCCTGGGCGCGATCCCCGTCGAACGCCGGGTCCTCCTCTTCGCCGCCCTGGACGTCGCCGGTCATCCGCAGCTCGAAGGCCGCACCATCACCGAGTCCTTCCGTGCCGGCGCCTGGCGGGTCATCGCCCTGGACACCGCCGCCCCCGGCGACCGGATGCCCGACCTCGCCTCCACTCCGGCCCACGACGAGATCGACCACCCCGCCGGACTCGTCTGGGACCTCCACCCCGGCTACGTCCTCCGACCGCAGGACCGCGTCGTACTCGCCACAACCCGGCAAGGTCTCGCCGAACTCCTCGGCCGACAGCCCCGGCTCCGGGCACGGTCCTCCGACGTCTAG
- a CDS encoding PucR family transcriptional regulator codes for MAGRDVAAEYAKYLEGYAGIIEDAPATGRRLTREELDSRRALGEQAAEAGVGLRALVSAHMAATRSTWPTGEDRSVDDMLAAAAQALDAFAEGYERAQRLAVRQEEAARREFVDDLLYGRSDLGRLAQRAERYGLRLSYEHAVAVARGEAAYDEGDPVLREVERALIGRFGDRSILLTTKAGRLVCIAPGDQGDVLAYFAKQAFAAMGGGQVAIGRPQPGAAGVVQSYEEALNALDLAERLEIDEPVLRAADLLVYPVLTRDRQAMADLVASALGPLREARGGAQPLLDTLTAYFDSGCVSAEAARRLSLSVRAFTYRLERIHKLTGADPSDPVHRYTLQTAVIGARLLDWPTKPF; via the coding sequence ATGGCAGGGCGGGACGTGGCGGCGGAGTACGCGAAGTACCTGGAGGGGTACGCCGGCATCATCGAGGATGCTCCGGCGACCGGCCGCCGGCTGACCCGGGAGGAACTCGATTCGCGCCGTGCCCTGGGTGAGCAGGCCGCGGAAGCCGGTGTCGGGCTGCGTGCCCTGGTCAGTGCCCATATGGCCGCGACGCGGTCGACCTGGCCCACCGGTGAGGACCGGTCCGTGGACGACATGCTCGCGGCGGCGGCCCAGGCCCTGGACGCGTTCGCCGAGGGCTACGAGCGGGCCCAGCGGCTCGCCGTCCGCCAGGAGGAGGCCGCCCGCCGGGAGTTCGTCGACGACCTGCTGTACGGCCGCAGCGACCTGGGCAGACTCGCCCAGCGCGCGGAACGCTACGGACTGCGCCTGTCGTACGAGCACGCCGTCGCCGTGGCGCGCGGCGAGGCCGCGTACGACGAGGGCGATCCGGTCCTGCGGGAGGTGGAGCGGGCGCTGATCGGCCGGTTCGGCGACCGCAGCATCCTGCTCACCACCAAGGCCGGGCGGCTCGTGTGCATCGCCCCCGGAGACCAGGGCGACGTTCTCGCGTACTTCGCCAAGCAGGCGTTCGCTGCCATGGGGGGAGGCCAGGTGGCGATCGGCCGTCCGCAGCCCGGCGCGGCGGGTGTCGTCCAGTCCTACGAGGAGGCGCTGAACGCCCTCGACCTGGCCGAACGCCTGGAGATCGACGAGCCGGTGCTGCGCGCCGCCGACCTCCTCGTCTACCCCGTCCTCACCCGCGACCGGCAGGCCATGGCCGACCTGGTGGCGAGCGCCCTCGGCCCGCTGCGCGAGGCCCGCGGCGGCGCCCAGCCGCTCCTCGACACCCTCACCGCCTACTTCGACTCCGGCTGCGTCTCCGCGGAGGCGGCCCGGCGGCTGTCGCTGAGCGTGCGCGCCTTCACCTACCGCCTGGAACGCATCCACAAGCTCACCGGCGCCGACCCGTCCGACCCGGTGCACCGCTACACCCTGCAGACGGCGGTGATCGGGGCCCGGCTGCTGGACTGGCCGACGAAGCCCTTCTGA
- a CDS encoding cation:proton antiporter, whose amino-acid sequence MVLVVVFGVALLIAVLLSGLAARTVLSTSLLFLVGGALVSDGFLGLIHITPDSEMVSVTADLALFAVLFTDGMHVSFPKLRQNWRNPARALGLGMPLAFVGMALLTHYLVGLDWTTSFLVCAVLAPTDPVFASAIVGRKEVPSKLRQLLNVESGINDGLALPVVLILIAAAGPTSGHAEASLGKIALELVLGLVFGVVLPFVVIELVRFRLLGAEPKLQPLLPLAIGVILYAVCHLTHANPYLAAFSAGAVLTARSIEAKEAFEPLGEALAELAKFAALLVFGALLTPQLFGDLPFGGYIAVVLAIVLIRPASLLLSLLGTRFTRQEKLVAAWFGPKGFASVVYGLLVLQAGIPQGEEAFTLIAVCIAFSIVAHSSTDVPIARLFHVEALAGVPGGDASPPTAEEADRVGT is encoded by the coding sequence ATGGTGCTTGTCGTGGTCTTCGGGGTGGCGCTGCTGATCGCGGTGCTGTTGTCGGGTCTCGCCGCCCGGACCGTTCTGTCGACGTCGCTTCTCTTCCTGGTCGGTGGCGCGCTGGTCAGTGACGGTTTCCTGGGCCTGATCCACATCACGCCGGACAGCGAGATGGTCTCCGTGACGGCCGACCTGGCACTGTTCGCGGTTCTGTTCACCGACGGCATGCACGTCTCCTTCCCCAAACTGCGACAGAACTGGCGCAACCCGGCCCGCGCGCTCGGCCTCGGCATGCCGCTGGCCTTCGTCGGCATGGCGCTCCTCACGCACTACCTGGTGGGCCTGGACTGGACGACGTCCTTCCTCGTCTGCGCCGTGCTCGCGCCCACCGACCCGGTGTTCGCCTCCGCGATCGTCGGGCGCAAGGAAGTCCCGTCGAAGCTGCGGCAGTTGCTGAACGTGGAGAGCGGGATCAACGACGGGCTCGCCCTGCCGGTCGTCCTCATCCTGATCGCCGCGGCCGGGCCGACCTCCGGGCACGCCGAGGCTTCCCTGGGGAAGATCGCACTGGAGCTGGTCCTCGGTCTGGTCTTCGGTGTGGTCCTGCCGTTCGTGGTGATCGAGCTCGTACGGTTCAGGCTGCTGGGCGCCGAGCCCAAGCTGCAGCCGCTGCTGCCACTGGCGATCGGCGTGATCCTCTACGCGGTCTGCCACCTCACGCACGCCAACCCCTACCTCGCCGCGTTCTCCGCCGGCGCCGTGCTCACCGCGCGCTCGATCGAAGCGAAGGAGGCGTTCGAGCCACTCGGAGAGGCACTCGCGGAGCTGGCCAAGTTCGCGGCCCTGCTGGTGTTCGGCGCGCTGCTGACGCCGCAGTTGTTCGGCGATCTGCCCTTCGGCGGCTACATCGCGGTCGTCCTCGCCATCGTGCTGATCCGCCCCGCCTCGCTGCTGCTGTCGCTGCTCGGCACCCGGTTCACCCGTCAGGAGAAGCTGGTCGCGGCCTGGTTCGGACCGAAGGGCTTCGCGTCCGTGGTGTACGGGCTGCTGGTGCTGCAGGCCGGGATCCCGCAGGGCGAGGAGGCGTTCACGCTCATCGCCGTGTGCATCGCCTTCTCCATCGTCGCGCACAGCTCCACCGACGTACCGATCGCCCGTCTCTTCCACGTCGAGGCCCTCGCGGGCGTGCCCGGCGGCGATGCCTCGCCCCCTACCGCCGAGGAGGCCGACCGTGTCGGCACGTGA
- the nhaA gene encoding Na+/H+ antiporter NhaA translates to MTVPRRERSVFLGLLPWPEQMRVARALRTETVGGLVLLAAAVVALVWANTPWSGTYEDIRDFHFGISALGLDLSVGHWTSDGLLTVFFLVAGIELKRELVVGELRTPATAALPVIAALCGMAVPAAVYLATTGLGGGSGQGWAVPMATDIAFALAVLAVLSTHLPSALRAFLLTLAVVDDLGAILVIAVFFSSDLNSAALAGAVAGLVVFYVLQRFRVRGWWWYVPLGVVTWALMYNGGVHATVAGVAMGLILRTVRDEGEDASPGERTEHLLRPVSAGVAVPLFALFAAGVSVSAGAVGEVFTRPEPLGVVLGLVVGKTVGIFAATYLAARFTRARLNPDLAWADVFALAVLAGIGFTVALLIGELSFPDPADAEHIKAAVLLGSLIAATLAAGLVKRRNGIYRRLWEDETRDEDADGIPDIYQHTAPCRDGGEGTA, encoded by the coding sequence ATGACCGTCCCCCGCCGCGAGCGTTCCGTCTTCCTCGGCCTGCTGCCTTGGCCGGAGCAGATGCGGGTGGCCCGGGCCCTGCGCACGGAGACGGTCGGCGGGCTGGTGCTCCTGGCGGCGGCCGTGGTGGCGCTGGTCTGGGCGAACACCCCGTGGAGCGGCACCTACGAGGACATCCGCGACTTCCACTTCGGGATATCCGCGCTCGGCCTGGATCTGTCGGTGGGGCACTGGACCAGTGACGGGCTGCTGACCGTCTTCTTCCTGGTCGCCGGGATCGAGCTGAAGCGTGAACTGGTCGTCGGCGAACTGCGGACCCCGGCCACCGCCGCCCTGCCCGTGATCGCCGCCCTGTGCGGCATGGCGGTGCCCGCCGCCGTCTACCTGGCCACCACCGGGCTCGGCGGGGGGAGCGGTCAGGGCTGGGCGGTGCCGATGGCCACGGACATCGCCTTCGCACTCGCCGTCCTCGCGGTGCTCTCCACCCACCTGCCCTCGGCCTTGCGGGCCTTCCTGCTGACCCTCGCGGTGGTCGACGATCTGGGCGCGATCCTGGTGATCGCGGTCTTCTTCAGCAGTGACCTGAACTCGGCCGCGCTCGCCGGGGCCGTGGCCGGGCTGGTCGTGTTCTACGTGCTGCAGCGGTTCCGGGTACGCGGCTGGTGGTGGTACGTACCCCTCGGCGTGGTGACCTGGGCGCTGATGTACAACGGCGGCGTGCACGCCACGGTCGCCGGTGTGGCGATGGGCCTGATCCTGCGGACCGTCCGCGACGAGGGCGAGGACGCCTCGCCCGGGGAGCGGACCGAGCATCTGCTGAGGCCGGTCTCGGCCGGGGTGGCGGTGCCGCTGTTCGCGCTGTTCGCCGCCGGGGTGAGCGTGTCGGCCGGCGCGGTGGGTGAGGTGTTCACGCGTCCGGAGCCGCTGGGGGTGGTGCTCGGTCTGGTCGTGGGCAAGACGGTGGGGATTTTCGCGGCCACCTACCTGGCGGCCCGGTTCACCCGGGCCCGACTCAACCCAGACCTGGCGTGGGCGGACGTGTTCGCGTTGGCGGTGCTGGCAGGCATCGGCTTCACCGTCGCCCTGCTGATCGGCGAACTCTCCTTCCCCGACCCGGCCGACGCCGAGCACATCAAGGCCGCGGTGCTGCTCGGCTCACTGATCGCCGCGACGCTCGCGGCGGGGCTGGTCAAACGCCGCAACGGGATCTACCGCCGCCTGTGGGAGGACGAGACACGGGACGAGGACGCAGACGGCATCCCCGACATCTACCAGCACACAGCCCCCTGCCGCGACGGCGGCGAGGGCACAGCCTGA
- a CDS encoding STAS domain-containing protein has protein sequence MVQLHGDLDVRSAAATGRRLVRLIHTGPGVLEVDLADVPHLSPTGCAALFTALRAARAHGTRLVLTHPNEQVRVMLRQIGLTRALAGGKDSTE, from the coding sequence GTGGTCCAGCTGCACGGCGACCTGGACGTGCGCAGCGCCGCGGCGACGGGCAGACGTCTCGTACGGCTGATCCACACCGGGCCGGGCGTCCTGGAAGTGGACCTGGCGGACGTGCCGCACCTCAGCCCCACCGGGTGCGCGGCGCTCTTCACCGCGCTCCGCGCCGCCCGCGCACACGGCACACGGCTGGTCCTCACCCATCCCAACGAGCAGGTGCGGGTGATGCTGCGGCAGATCGGTCTCACCCGGGCTCTCGCCGGGGGAAAAGACAGCACGGAGTGA
- a CDS encoding cation:proton antiporter, translated as MHSSAVFLIEFGCIILALGLLGRFAGRFRFSPIPLYLLAGLAFGNGGLLPLGSSEEFVAIGAEIGVILLLLMLGLEYTASDLVSNLKTHYPAGLVDALLNALPGAAMALLLGWGPVAAVVLAGVTWVSSSGVIAKVLGDLGRLGNRETPTVLSILVLEDLSMAVYLPILTALLAGAGLAAGSVTLAIALGAAALVLVLAVRYGRHISRFVSSDDPEKLLLVVLGLTLVIAGLAQQLNVSAAVGSFLVGIALSGEVADGAHSLLAPLRDLFAAVFFVFFGLNTDPASIPPVLLPALALAVVTACTKIATGYWAAKRAGIAAKGRWRAGGALVARGEFSIVIAGLAVAAGIERSLGPLATAYVLILVLLGPLTARYTEPLATRLLRHRRPRPAPKPDDTTPPPADAYETISDQDAVGHA; from the coding sequence GTGCACTCCTCCGCGGTCTTCCTGATCGAGTTCGGCTGCATCATCCTGGCCCTCGGGCTGCTCGGCCGGTTCGCCGGACGCTTCCGGTTCTCCCCGATTCCGCTGTACCTGCTGGCCGGACTCGCCTTCGGCAACGGCGGGCTGCTGCCGCTGGGGTCCAGCGAGGAGTTCGTTGCCATCGGCGCCGAGATCGGCGTCATCCTGCTGCTGCTCATGCTGGGCCTGGAGTACACCGCCAGCGACCTGGTCTCCAACCTCAAGACCCACTACCCCGCCGGTCTCGTCGACGCCCTCCTCAACGCCCTGCCCGGCGCCGCCATGGCGTTGCTGCTGGGCTGGGGGCCGGTCGCCGCCGTCGTCCTGGCCGGCGTCACCTGGGTCTCCTCCTCCGGCGTCATCGCCAAGGTCCTCGGCGACCTCGGCCGCCTGGGCAACCGCGAAACCCCGACCGTCCTGAGCATCCTCGTCCTCGAAGACCTCTCCATGGCGGTCTACCTGCCCATCCTCACCGCCCTGCTGGCCGGGGCCGGCCTGGCGGCAGGCAGCGTCACACTCGCCATCGCCCTCGGCGCGGCTGCCCTCGTCCTGGTCCTCGCGGTCCGCTACGGCCGCCACATCTCCCGCTTCGTCTCCAGCGACGACCCCGAGAAGCTCCTCCTCGTGGTCCTGGGCCTGACCCTGGTGATCGCCGGACTCGCCCAGCAGCTGAACGTGTCCGCCGCCGTGGGCTCCTTCCTCGTCGGCATCGCCCTGTCCGGCGAGGTCGCCGACGGCGCGCACAGCCTCCTGGCCCCGCTGCGGGACCTGTTCGCCGCGGTGTTCTTCGTCTTCTTCGGCTTGAACACCGACCCCGCCAGCATCCCGCCCGTCCTGCTGCCCGCCCTCGCCCTGGCCGTCGTCACCGCCTGCACGAAGATCGCCACCGGCTACTGGGCCGCCAAACGTGCCGGCATCGCCGCCAAGGGCCGCTGGCGAGCCGGCGGCGCCCTCGTCGCGCGCGGCGAGTTCTCCATCGTGATCGCCGGACTCGCCGTCGCCGCCGGCATCGAACGGTCCCTCGGCCCGCTGGCCACCGCCTACGTCCTGATCCTCGTCCTCCTCGGCCCACTCACCGCCCGCTACACCGAACCGCTGGCCACACGTCTGCTCAGGCATCGCCGCCCACGACCCGCCCCGAAGCCCGACGACACCACACCGCCGCCGGCGGACGCGTACGAGACCATCAGCGATCAGGACGCCGTCGGCCACGCGTGA
- a CDS encoding cation:proton antiporter regulatory subunit, with protein MGAPRLSSTPLPGIGVRYDLTTRENRRLSVVAHRDGPRTISAYREDDPDACALSVQLTAEEAEALIDALMPAHHNPNLLSTTGLGLVAERIELTAASHWNGRLLGETRMRTETGASIVAVLRRAEAIPSPTPGFRLAGGDTLIVIGTREGVETAAAILGRE; from the coding sequence ATGGGCGCGCCACGCCTGAGCAGCACACCGTTGCCGGGAATCGGTGTCCGCTACGACCTGACGACGCGGGAGAACCGCCGCCTGTCCGTGGTCGCCCACCGGGACGGGCCGCGCACGATCAGCGCGTACCGGGAGGACGACCCGGACGCGTGCGCCCTGTCCGTACAGCTGACCGCCGAGGAGGCGGAAGCCCTCATCGACGCTCTGATGCCGGCCCACCACAACCCGAACCTGCTGTCCACCACCGGCCTGGGGCTCGTGGCCGAGCGCATCGAGCTGACGGCCGCATCGCACTGGAACGGGCGCCTGCTGGGCGAGACCCGGATGCGCACCGAGACCGGCGCCTCGATCGTTGCCGTGCTGCGCCGGGCCGAGGCCATTCCCTCCCCCACACCGGGCTTCCGGCTCGCTGGCGGTGACACGCTCATCGTCATCGGCACCCGCGAAGGCGTGGAGACGGCCGCCGCGATACTCGGGCGGGAGTGA
- a CDS encoding CBS domain-containing protein, whose amino-acid sequence MSARELAEPYPYVTTDEDAAQALRLLALHRLPALLVVDADAKPYAVVPCAQLVGRLLPGYTRESPPITAVSGGGKAGGEVRRQVEGLTVEELLPPCSLEPPTVGPDASATQIAALMARTGCPLVVVVEHDGDQAWLAGAVTAARLLRQLVE is encoded by the coding sequence GTGTCGGCACGTGAACTCGCCGAGCCCTACCCGTACGTGACCACCGACGAGGACGCCGCCCAGGCGCTCCGGCTGCTGGCCCTGCACAGGCTGCCCGCGCTCCTGGTCGTCGACGCCGACGCCAAGCCGTACGCCGTCGTGCCCTGCGCCCAACTCGTCGGACGGCTCCTGCCGGGGTACACGCGGGAGAGCCCACCGATCACCGCCGTGAGCGGCGGCGGCAAGGCGGGTGGCGAGGTGCGAAGACAGGTCGAAGGGCTCACAGTCGAGGAGCTACTGCCGCCATGCTCGCTTGAGCCCCCGACCGTCGGACCGGACGCGAGTGCCACGCAGATCGCGGCCCTCATGGCACGGACGGGCTGTCCGTTGGTCGTCGTCGTCGAACACGACGGCGACCAGGCATGGTTGGCGGGCGCCGTGACGGCCGCCCGCCTGCTGCGACAACTCGTCGAATGA
- a CDS encoding MarR family winged helix-turn-helix transcriptional regulator, with protein sequence MAERKAPVGDVDDVDAVTRAVLTASRLLVAVSARSLAEVEERVTLPQFRMLVVLSTRGATKLVVLADLLQVAPSTAMRMVDRLIAAGLADRQVNPDNRRETMLQLTEEGRRTVADVTARRRAEIAAIVERIAPDQRSALVGALTAFNEAGGEPPAPAADDAEPYPLGWVDTAVGRDA encoded by the coding sequence ATGGCGGAGCGTAAGGCCCCTGTGGGGGACGTGGATGATGTCGATGCGGTGACTCGTGCGGTGCTGACCGCGTCGCGGTTGTTGGTGGCGGTCTCGGCGCGCTCCCTGGCCGAGGTCGAGGAGCGGGTGACGCTGCCGCAGTTCCGCATGCTGGTGGTGTTGTCCACCCGTGGTGCCACGAAACTGGTCGTCCTCGCGGACCTGCTCCAGGTGGCGCCGTCGACGGCCATGCGCATGGTCGACCGGCTGATCGCGGCCGGGCTCGCCGACCGTCAGGTCAACCCGGACAACCGCCGCGAGACCATGCTCCAGCTCACGGAGGAGGGGCGGCGCACCGTCGCGGACGTCACCGCCCGGCGTCGTGCCGAGATCGCGGCGATCGTCGAGCGGATCGCTCCGGACCAGCGGTCGGCGCTCGTCGGGGCGCTCACCGCGTTCAACGAGGCGGGCGGGGAGCCACCGGCTCCGGCGGCGGACGACGCGGAGCCGTATCCGCTGGGCTGGGTGGACACGGCGGTGGGGCGCGACGCCTGA